One Methanococcus voltae genomic region harbors:
- a CDS encoding bis-aminopropyl spermidine synthase family protein, which yields MNVIGKMGKRNNQKAKKNMKENVDDSASNKEFKILIRRIVQKTKIAEGELAIYDILRCIYRNQPISTKKIGQYTKLPLPIVSKVRTMLEGDKILKRDDKGAHYSKEGLNFVEKNLGLSLKHDLKCPMCAGKTVVFDDKFEKIYKRHKDIAKERPAVNTLIDQSFATPETATYRATIMADRGDLEGKRVLFVGDDDLTSIPVAMSGLCKEIVVADIDERLLDMIKYFSKQNKLNIKTIKHDFRNGLPKHLIDKFDVVFTDPPYTLEGVKLFMNRGVEALGSDGVLYLAVSHKPIDEHIQLQKNILAMNFLIAEMLPGFNFYEGTEIIGNTTFLARLVGKNLVKLEEKSDKIYTGQVKPVLRYYKCQKCGKIYEIGGKIKRIEDLTCDCKGNKFYMIKRSKLKD from the coding sequence TTGAACGTAATAGGAAAAATGGGTAAAAGAAATAACCAAAAAGCTAAAAAAAATATGAAAGAAAATGTTGATGATTCAGCATCTAATAAAGAATTTAAAATATTAATAAGAAGAATAGTTCAAAAAACAAAAATAGCTGAAGGAGAATTGGCAATTTACGATATATTAAGATGTATATACCGTAATCAACCAATATCTACAAAGAAAATAGGTCAATACACTAAATTACCACTTCCAATAGTTTCAAAAGTTAGAACAATGTTAGAAGGGGATAAGATATTAAAAAGAGACGATAAAGGAGCTCATTATTCAAAAGAAGGTTTAAATTTTGTTGAGAAAAACCTAGGTTTATCTTTAAAACATGATTTAAAATGTCCGATGTGTGCTGGCAAAACTGTAGTCTTTGATGATAAATTTGAAAAGATATACAAAAGACATAAAGACATAGCTAAGGAAAGACCTGCTGTAAACACATTAATTGACCAATCATTTGCTACACCTGAAACTGCTACTTATAGGGCTACTATAATGGCAGATAGGGGCGATTTAGAGGGTAAAAGAGTTTTATTTGTAGGCGATGATGATTTAACGTCCATACCTGTAGCTATGAGTGGCTTGTGTAAGGAAATTGTAGTTGCAGATATTGACGAAAGATTGTTGGATATGATAAAATATTTCTCAAAACAGAATAAACTTAACATAAAAACCATAAAACACGACTTCAGAAATGGTTTACCTAAACATTTAATTGATAAGTTCGATGTAGTATTTACAGACCCTCCATATACCTTAGAAGGTGTAAAATTATTTATGAATAGGGGTGTTGAAGCTTTAGGTTCAGATGGTGTTCTATATTTGGCAGTTTCTCACAAACCTATCGATGAACATATACAACTACAAAAAAACATACTTGCCATGAACTTTTTAATAGCTGAAATGTTACCTGGTTTTAATTTTTACGAAGGTACTGAAATCATTGGAAACACAACATTTTTAGCAAGACTCGTTGGTAAAAACCTTGTAAAATTGGAAGAAAAAAGTGATAAAATATATACTGGACAGGTAAAACCTGTATTAAGGTATTATAAATGTCAAAAATGTGGAAAAATTTATGAAATCGGAGGCAAAATTAAAAGAATTGAAGATTTAACCTGCGATTGTAAAGGTAATAAATTTTACATGATTAAAAGGAGTAAATTAAAAGATTAA
- the pdxT gene encoding pyridoxal 5'-phosphate synthase glutaminase subunit PdxT produces MTATKKIGILGIQGDVEEHIDSVLKLGYEAVRVRTISELEDIDALIIPGGESTTMGKIMDKYGFIDKIRELNLEKNIPILGTCAGMVLLSKETGIAQPLLKLMDVSIDRNAYGGQVESFEKEIELEGNVVHAVFIRAPLVKELMSDDISIISKNEDRIVGIIQNNCMAISFHPELSEDGIIVYKYFFDKFLK; encoded by the coding sequence ATGACTGCAACTAAAAAAATAGGAATTTTAGGAATACAAGGCGATGTAGAAGAACATATTGATTCAGTTTTAAAATTAGGTTATGAAGCCGTAAGAGTAAGAACTATTTCAGAATTAGAAGATATTGATGCTTTAATAATTCCAGGTGGCGAAAGTACCACCATGGGCAAAATAATGGATAAATATGGATTTATTGATAAAATAAGGGAGCTAAATCTTGAAAAAAATATTCCAATATTGGGAACTTGTGCAGGGATGGTACTTTTATCTAAAGAAACTGGTATAGCACAGCCCCTTTTAAAATTAATGGATGTTTCAATCGATAGAAATGCTTATGGTGGCCAGGTTGAAAGTTTCGAAAAAGAAATAGAACTGGAGGGAAACGTAGTTCATGCCGTATTTATAAGAGCCCCACTTGTAAAAGAATTAATGAGTGATGATATATCCATAATTTCTAAAAATGAAGATAGAATTGTAGGAATTATCCAAAATAACTGTATGGCAATTTCATTCCACCCTGAATTGTCCGAAGATGGAATTATTGTTTACAAATACTTCTTTGATAAATTTTTAAAATAA
- the wtpA gene encoding tungstate ABC transporter substrate-binding protein WtpA: MNKKSLLLTSILGIFLVLAFSGCTDQQTPADSTDTEKIEGVVKIFHAGSLAVPFEGYEKAFEEKYPGTDVQRESAGSVACVRNIVELNKKADVLGSADYSLIPKMMYPDYADWYLMIAKNEIVIAYTNKSKFTNEITSDNWYEIFQKDGVKYGFSSANDDPCGYRTQMVIKLAEKTYNDSTIYENLIKKNSNFNVEEKDGSFVVKSPAEITVNTDKIFMRSKEVDLLGPLESGAYDYLFIYKSVANQHNLEYVELPDEINLGAYDQADNYARASILIESQNKTIAAAPIVYGVTVPTNAENKAAGIAFVKFVLENPQIFENAGQPVIKPAIGNGNVPADYDGLVEMAA, encoded by the coding sequence TTGAATAAAAAATCCCTTTTATTAACTTCAATCTTAGGGATTTTTCTTGTATTAGCTTTTAGTGGCTGTACAGATCAGCAAACACCTGCTGATAGTACAGATACAGAAAAAATAGAAGGCGTTGTTAAAATATTCCACGCTGGAAGTTTAGCAGTTCCTTTCGAAGGATACGAAAAAGCTTTTGAAGAAAAATACCCTGGTACAGACGTTCAAAGAGAATCAGCAGGCAGTGTTGCATGTGTTAGAAATATTGTAGAATTAAATAAAAAAGCTGATGTTTTAGGTTCAGCAGACTACTCATTAATACCTAAAATGATGTACCCTGATTACGCAGACTGGTACTTAATGATAGCTAAAAATGAAATTGTTATTGCATACACTAACAAAAGTAAATTTACCAATGAAATAACTTCTGACAACTGGTATGAAATATTCCAAAAAGATGGAGTTAAATACGGTTTCTCAAGTGCTAACGATGACCCATGTGGTTACAGAACCCAAATGGTTATTAAATTAGCTGAAAAAACATACAATGACAGTACAATATATGAAAACTTAATTAAGAAAAACTCAAACTTCAACGTTGAAGAAAAAGACGGTAGCTTTGTAGTTAAAAGCCCTGCTGAAATAACAGTTAATACCGACAAAATCTTCATGAGAAGTAAAGAAGTAGATTTATTAGGCCCTCTTGAATCTGGTGCTTACGATTACTTATTCATATATAAGAGTGTTGCAAACCAACACAATTTAGAATATGTGGAATTACCTGATGAAATCAACTTAGGTGCTTACGACCAAGCTGATAACTACGCTAGAGCAAGTATCTTAATTGAAAGTCAAAATAAAACAATTGCTGCTGCACCAATCGTATACGGTGTTACAGTACCTACAAATGCAGAAAACAAAGCTGCAGGTATAGCATTTGTTAAATTCGTTCTAGAAAACCCACAAATATTTGAAAATGCAGGACAACCTGTTATTAAACCAGCAATTGGAAACGGAAATGTTCCAGCAGACTACGATGGTTTAGTTGAAATGGCTGCATAA
- a CDS encoding NAD(P)-binding protein → MKIGIIGAGLGGLFSAAILSKKHDITIYEKLPYIGGRFTNLDYKGYQLTTGALHMIPHGANGFFGQLVQESNCGAKIINSNPDGLFRINNTNYGFEELKKLVSFKDKLKALKMLADLKLGTVDKDISFGTFLEGIPIAEKVGNSFSGWALSLSSYETPIDEVIAISKYYHKFGGPGIPLGGCKGIIDALEQVILQNGGIIHKNYSVDKIYIPENAEEKCTINDENEFDIIISNASPIITQKISNLNFINKNKMPIPSKGIKVSIGSRHKLITHNSVVFTTESERLNGFNQPSNVDKSLAKEGHNLIMAHATQIKNNINDEIDLVLEDIDNLFSEEFTGHEKEDYKILAIQTYRDECPVNHASNGTDLKPVINDKLYLVGDGVKGKGGIEVEGVSLSVIEVLNHINKL, encoded by the coding sequence ATGAAAATAGGGATTATTGGAGCTGGATTAGGGGGATTATTTAGTGCAGCAATACTATCAAAAAAACATGATATAACAATTTACGAAAAACTTCCATATATCGGAGGTAGATTTACAAATTTAGACTATAAGGGCTATCAGTTAACGACTGGTGCTCTGCACATGATACCTCACGGTGCGAATGGTTTTTTTGGACAATTAGTTCAAGAATCAAACTGTGGTGCAAAAATAATCAACTCAAATCCTGATGGACTTTTTAGGATTAATAATACAAATTATGGTTTTGAAGAGCTGAAAAAGCTTGTAAGCTTTAAAGATAAATTAAAAGCTTTAAAGATGTTGGCAGATTTGAAATTAGGCACTGTTGATAAAGATATATCATTTGGAACCTTTTTAGAAGGGATACCCATAGCTGAAAAAGTAGGTAATTCATTTTCAGGCTGGGCTTTAAGTTTATCTTCGTACGAAACTCCAATAGATGAAGTTATAGCAATAAGTAAATACTATCATAAATTTGGAGGCCCGGGTATTCCATTAGGTGGCTGTAAAGGTATAATTGATGCCCTAGAGCAGGTTATCTTACAAAATGGTGGAATAATCCATAAAAATTACAGTGTGGATAAAATATACATACCTGAAAATGCCGAAGAAAAATGTACAATAAATGACGAAAATGAATTTGATATAATAATAAGCAATGCTTCACCAATAATAACTCAAAAAATTAGTAATTTAAACTTTATTAATAAAAATAAAATGCCAATACCATCTAAAGGTATCAAAGTTAGTATTGGTTCTAGGCATAAATTAATAACACATAATAGCGTAGTATTCACCACTGAATCGGAACGATTGAACGGTTTTAACCAACCATCGAATGTTGATAAATCATTAGCTAAAGAAGGACATAATTTAATAATGGCGCATGCTACTCAGATAAAAAATAACATAAACGATGAAATAGATTTAGTTTTAGAAGATATTGATAATTTATTTTCTGAAGAATTTACTGGCCATGAAAAAGAAGATTATAAAATACTTGCAATACAAACATATCGTGATGAATGCCCGGTTAACCATGCGTCCAATGGAACAGATTTAAAACCAGTGATTAATGATAAATTATACTTGGTTGGTGACGGCGTAAAAGGAAAAGGCGGTATTGAAGTAGAAGGTGTGTCATTAAGTGTTATTGAAGTACTAAATCACATTAATAAATTATAA